In the genome of Actinomadura graeca, one region contains:
- a CDS encoding family 20 glycosylhydrolase: MTVPIRPAAAVSAAALTAALAAAVPSGAAQAACHPDARALRITYQPVDHTVADARYHLARLTLDNGDRRCALGADGWALYFSSPRLPAALLPGEAGETGRRQLAGQGLAVDRADEARSGDFYTLRPAAGFRPVGPGERRTIDINIQIWVIHKSDAPAGWSIRFGGGPARWLPSRTLIDPADPKQTRAYSGDNRPVETAATRFAANTARPERLALRERLVPRPLTATASGGTVAIGGGSRVSASAGLRGEAGYLRSALRDVAPGEGEPISLAVDPELDVDRDGRPDAEGYTLDATSEGVRIVGTDRAGVLHGVQTLRQLVPADDYRAAAGGRAHATAEVPRAAVADAPLFGYRGLHIDVGRHFESKRTVQKFLDLMSFTKLNRLHLGLTNDEGWRLEIPGLPELTGFGSRRAFDLGETGALHQGMGSVNDLGGGDGIEGKPRGAAEANLGPAPAYQGYEQAMQNFAGKGGGYYSVGDFQDILRYAAERHIEVIPELNFPAHARAAVQSMERRHRSTGDGAYRLLDPADTSRHTSVQGYTDNLVNPCLDSTYAFLGKVVSEVGAMYRAAGVPLGRINIGGDEPPGPPEGWWSGSPACAADPETAGKSGEELKELFFTRWNAIAHKAARATTGWEDIIDPARPFRLKGFTPLPWQNVWGWGREDWAYRFANGGTPVILAHATNLYMDLAYNKDPDEPGYYWAAYVDEKSTFTYQPFDVYANAVEDRWGNPVKPNPSWTRLTPEGRKNILGIEAQLWAENGKTPEIREYQAFPKLLGAAERAWNRETPSPAGMDAAFATFSNTLGQVTFPLLAFYRPVGLPGEGVNYRIPPPGAKVAGGILTANVRNPGMAVEYSTDGTRWTRYTGPVQVGGYALTRTLGADGRASRLSPAGVPGWQAGAAYEPGALVTHQGELYRATRAGTGRSPDLSPGWWAPVR, translated from the coding sequence ATGACGGTCCCGATCAGACCCGCGGCGGCCGTGTCGGCCGCCGCGCTCACGGCCGCGCTCGCCGCGGCCGTGCCGTCCGGCGCGGCGCAGGCCGCGTGCCATCCGGACGCCCGCGCGCTGCGGATCACCTACCAGCCGGTCGACCACACCGTCGCCGACGCGCGGTACCACCTGGCCCGCCTCACCCTCGACAACGGTGACCGCCGCTGCGCGCTCGGCGCCGACGGCTGGGCCCTGTACTTCAGCAGCCCCCGGCTGCCGGCCGCGCTGCTGCCCGGCGAGGCGGGCGAGACCGGCCGCAGGCAGCTCGCGGGCCAGGGCCTCGCGGTGGACCGCGCGGACGAGGCGCGCAGCGGCGACTTCTACACGCTGCGGCCCGCCGCCGGGTTCAGGCCGGTGGGCCCGGGCGAGCGCCGGACGATCGACATCAACATCCAGATTTGGGTGATCCACAAATCGGACGCCCCGGCGGGCTGGAGCATCCGGTTCGGCGGCGGCCCGGCGCGGTGGCTGCCGTCCCGGACGCTGATCGACCCCGCCGACCCCAAGCAGACCAGGGCGTACTCGGGCGACAACCGCCCGGTCGAGACGGCGGCGACCCGGTTCGCGGCGAACACCGCCCGGCCGGAGCGGCTCGCGCTGCGGGAGCGGCTCGTCCCGCGGCCGCTGACGGCCACCGCGTCCGGCGGGACGGTCGCGATCGGCGGCGGGTCGCGCGTGTCGGCGTCTGCCGGGCTGCGCGGGGAGGCGGGATACCTGCGCTCGGCCCTGCGGGACGTCGCGCCGGGCGAGGGCGAGCCGATCAGCCTCGCGGTGGACCCGGAGCTGGACGTGGACCGCGACGGCCGGCCCGACGCGGAGGGCTACACCCTGGACGCCACCTCCGAGGGGGTCCGGATCGTCGGGACGGACCGCGCCGGGGTGCTGCACGGTGTCCAGACGCTGCGGCAGCTCGTCCCGGCGGACGACTACCGGGCCGCCGCGGGCGGCCGGGCGCACGCCACGGCCGAGGTGCCGCGCGCCGCGGTCGCCGACGCCCCGCTGTTCGGCTACCGGGGCCTGCACATCGACGTCGGGCGGCACTTCGAGAGCAAGCGGACCGTCCAGAAGTTCCTGGACCTGATGAGCTTCACCAAGCTCAACCGGCTGCACCTCGGGCTGACGAACGACGAGGGCTGGCGGCTGGAGATCCCCGGGCTGCCCGAGCTGACGGGCTTCGGCTCCCGGCGCGCGTTCGACCTCGGGGAGACCGGCGCGCTGCACCAGGGCATGGGGTCGGTGAACGACCTCGGCGGCGGCGACGGGATCGAGGGCAAGCCGCGCGGCGCGGCCGAGGCGAACCTCGGGCCGGCGCCCGCCTACCAGGGCTACGAGCAGGCCATGCAGAACTTCGCCGGCAAGGGCGGCGGGTACTACAGCGTCGGCGACTTCCAGGACATCCTCCGGTACGCCGCCGAGCGGCACATCGAGGTCATCCCGGAGCTGAACTTCCCGGCGCACGCGCGCGCGGCGGTGCAGTCGATGGAGCGCCGCCACCGGAGCACCGGCGACGGCGCGTACCGGCTGCTGGACCCCGCGGACACGAGCCGGCACACGAGCGTCCAGGGCTACACCGACAACCTGGTGAACCCCTGCCTGGACAGCACCTACGCCTTCCTCGGCAAGGTCGTCTCCGAGGTCGGCGCGATGTACCGGGCCGCCGGGGTCCCGCTCGGCCGGATCAACATCGGCGGGGACGAGCCGCCCGGGCCGCCGGAGGGCTGGTGGTCGGGCTCGCCCGCGTGCGCGGCGGACCCGGAGACCGCCGGGAAGTCCGGCGAGGAGCTGAAGGAGCTGTTCTTCACCCGCTGGAACGCCATCGCGCACAAGGCCGCGCGCGCCACGACCGGCTGGGAGGACATCATCGACCCCGCCCGCCCCTTCCGCCTCAAGGGGTTCACCCCGCTGCCGTGGCAGAACGTCTGGGGCTGGGGACGCGAGGACTGGGCCTACCGGTTCGCGAACGGGGGGACGCCGGTGATCCTCGCCCACGCCACCAACCTCTACATGGACCTCGCCTACAACAAGGACCCCGACGAGCCCGGCTACTACTGGGCGGCCTACGTGGACGAGAAGAGCACGTTCACCTACCAGCCCTTCGACGTGTACGCCAACGCGGTCGAGGACCGCTGGGGCAACCCGGTCAAGCCGAACCCGTCCTGGACGAGGCTCACCCCCGAGGGGCGCAAGAACATCCTCGGGATCGAGGCCCAGCTGTGGGCGGAGAACGGCAAGACCCCGGAGATCCGCGAGTACCAGGCGTTCCCCAAGCTCCTCGGCGCGGCCGAGCGCGCCTGGAACCGCGAGACGCCGTCCCCCGCCGGGATGGACGCCGCGTTCGCCACCTTCTCCAACACCCTGGGGCAGGTCACGTTCCCGCTGCTGGCGTTCTACCGGCCGGTGGGGCTGCCCGGTGAGGGGGTGAACTACCGGATCCCGCCGCCCGGCGCGAAGGTCGCCGGCGGGATCCTGACCGCGAACGTCCGCAACCCGGGCATGGCCGTCGAGTACTCCACCGACGGGACGCGCTGGACGCGCTATACCGGGCCCGTGCAGGTCGGCGGATACGCGCTGACCCGCACCCTCGGCGCGGACGGGCGCGCCAGCCGCCTCTCCCCGGCCGGGGTGCCCGGCTGGCAGGCGGGGGCGGCGTACGAGCCGGGCGCGCTGGTGACCCATCAGGGCGAGCTGTACCGGGCGACGCGCGCCGGGACCGGCCGGTCCCCGGACCTCTCCCCCGGCTGGTGGGCCCCCGTGAGGTGA
- a CDS encoding glycosyl transferase, with the protein MTAGAQAPPRADGADGADGAPPRYRRLSGRETDLAITAGYLLAAFAVLGRLWAAPGRRYLVDGGQDQTQWEWFFAVTARAVTRLDDPFFTTLQNFPGGVNLMANTVMLGVSVPLTPVTLAFGPPVTWALVLTLGLGGSAAAWYRLLHRHLGASRAAAAVGGAFCGFAPPLISHANAHPNFVVLAVIPFIIGRLVRLARGRRTARDGAVLGLLAAYQIYLGEEVLLLTATGLAVFAAAYAAFRPAAARAAAGRLAAGLGVAAAVFLPLTAYALVWQFFGAQSYDGLVHHPSGNDLTELTAFARQSLAGHQAVPGPLDASPTEQNAFFGWPLAVLAAALVVWLRRDPLVRALGVVIGAAVLLSLGTEVTVAGRPTGVPGPWRLVSGLPLYESVIESRFTLVCVPAAGMLLALGVDRFLATAPPGTPQAARVRLLCCVVLAQALVPVVPKPLAAEDRPPVPAFFTGGTWRRYVRPGRTLVPAPLPDVPDATPLHWQVEAGLGFPVPEGYFIGPFGPRREGGYGAARRPTSDLLAKARDAGTPPVVTDADRAAARADLAYWRADAVVLGPNGREQVLHEVLRELLGEGRRVGGVWVWDVRRPAAGGG; encoded by the coding sequence ATGACGGCCGGGGCGCAGGCACCGCCCCGCGCGGACGGCGCGGACGGCGCGGACGGAGCGCCGCCCCGGTACCGGCGGCTGAGCGGGCGGGAGACCGATCTGGCGATCACCGCCGGCTACCTGCTGGCCGCGTTCGCCGTCCTCGGGCGGCTGTGGGCGGCGCCCGGCCGCCGCTACCTGGTCGACGGCGGCCAGGATCAGACGCAGTGGGAGTGGTTCTTCGCGGTCACGGCGCGCGCCGTCACCCGCCTGGACGACCCGTTCTTCACGACGCTGCAGAACTTCCCCGGTGGCGTGAACCTGATGGCCAACACCGTCATGCTCGGGGTGTCGGTGCCGCTGACGCCGGTGACGCTGGCGTTCGGCCCGCCGGTCACGTGGGCGCTGGTGCTGACGCTGGGGCTGGGCGGGAGCGCCGCGGCCTGGTACCGGCTGCTGCACCGGCACCTGGGGGCGTCACGGGCCGCGGCCGCGGTGGGCGGGGCCTTCTGCGGCTTCGCGCCGCCGCTGATCTCGCACGCCAACGCCCACCCCAACTTCGTGGTGCTGGCCGTGATCCCGTTCATCATCGGGCGGCTGGTCCGGCTGGCGCGCGGGCGGCGGACGGCCCGCGACGGCGCCGTCCTCGGCCTGCTCGCCGCGTACCAGATCTACCTGGGCGAGGAGGTGCTGCTGCTCACCGCGACCGGGCTCGCGGTGTTCGCGGCGGCGTACGCGGCGTTCCGCCCGGCGGCGGCGCGGGCGGCGGCGGGACGGCTCGCCGCGGGGCTCGGCGTCGCCGCCGCCGTCTTCCTGCCCCTCACGGCGTACGCGCTGGTCTGGCAGTTCTTCGGCGCGCAGAGCTACGACGGCCTCGTGCACCATCCGTCCGGCAACGACCTGACGGAGCTCACCGCGTTCGCGCGCCAGTCGCTGGCCGGGCACCAGGCCGTCCCCGGGCCGCTGGACGCGAGCCCCACCGAGCAGAACGCGTTCTTCGGCTGGCCGCTCGCGGTGCTGGCCGCCGCGCTGGTGGTGTGGCTGCGGCGGGACCCGCTCGTCCGGGCGCTGGGCGTGGTGATCGGCGCGGCCGTGCTGCTGTCGCTCGGGACCGAGGTGACGGTGGCCGGGCGCCCGACCGGCGTCCCCGGCCCGTGGCGGCTCGTGTCGGGGCTCCCGCTGTACGAGTCGGTGATCGAGTCGCGGTTCACGCTGGTGTGCGTGCCGGCGGCCGGGATGCTCCTGGCCCTCGGCGTCGACCGGTTCCTCGCCACGGCGCCCCCCGGGACCCCGCAGGCGGCCCGCGTCCGGCTGCTGTGCTGCGTCGTGCTGGCGCAGGCGCTGGTCCCGGTCGTGCCCAAGCCGCTCGCCGCCGAGGACCGCCCCCCGGTCCCGGCCTTCTTCACCGGCGGGACGTGGCGCCGGTACGTCCGCCCCGGCCGGACGCTGGTGCCCGCGCCGCTGCCCGACGTCCCGGACGCGACGCCGCTGCACTGGCAGGTCGAGGCGGGGCTCGGCTTCCCCGTGCCGGAGGGCTACTTCATCGGCCCGTTCGGGCCGCGGCGGGAGGGCGGTTACGGCGCGGCCCGGCGCCCCACGTCCGACCTGCTGGCCAAGGCGCGCGACGCCGGCACCCCGCCGGTGGTCACGGACGCCGACCGGGCCGCCGCCCGCGCCGACCTCGCGTACTGGAGGGCCGACGCGGTCGTGCTCGGCCCGAACGGCAGGGAGCAGGTGCTCCACGAGGTCCTGCGGGAGCTGCTGGGCGAGGGGCGCCGCGTCGGCGGCGTCTGGGTGTGGGACGTCCGGCGCCCGGCCGCCGGGGGCGGGTGA
- the mctP gene encoding monocarboxylate uptake permease MctP, with the protein MGFVAARWRRPGSMDSLDEWGLGGRGFGGWVTWFLIGGDLYTAYTFVAVPALVFGAGAAGFYAVPYTIIVYPLVFLVLIRLWSVSHVHGFVTPADFVRARFGSPTLALAVAVTGIVATMPYIALQLVGIEAVLKTMGVHGHWPIVIAFVILAAYTYQSGLRAPALIAFVKDVLIYLVIIVAVLYIPTRLGGWGDVFSAAEAKFAKTPAPGDGILLDGTNQLNYAMLALGSALALFLYPHSVTGVLASKNRDVIRRNMSALPAYSLVLGLIALLGFMAIAAGIAPVVTGGKADTNTVVPLLFDAMFPDWFAGVAFAAIGIGALVPAAIMSIAAANLFTRNIYKEYIRRDATARQEAAVSKVVSLVVKVGAVACILLLDPEFSIDLQLIGGVVILQTLPAVALGLVTRWFHRGALLAGWAAGLVAGLWMLYEIPNAAKRKEHFGGSAFKLSDLGLDTATTVYAGVLALAVNLAVAAAATLALRTAGIADGADATRPDDYLADEGDPKTGRMELTGST; encoded by the coding sequence ATGGGCTTCGTGGCGGCGCGGTGGCGCCGGCCGGGCTCCATGGACAGCCTGGACGAGTGGGGCCTCGGCGGGCGCGGCTTCGGCGGCTGGGTCACCTGGTTCCTCATCGGCGGCGACCTGTACACCGCGTACACGTTCGTGGCCGTCCCGGCGCTGGTGTTCGGCGCGGGCGCGGCGGGCTTCTACGCCGTGCCGTACACGATCATCGTGTACCCGCTGGTCTTCCTCGTGCTGATCCGGCTCTGGTCGGTGTCGCACGTGCACGGGTTCGTCACCCCCGCCGACTTCGTCCGCGCCCGGTTCGGGTCGCCCACGCTGGCCCTCGCCGTCGCGGTGACCGGCATCGTCGCGACGATGCCCTACATCGCGCTCCAGCTCGTCGGGATCGAGGCCGTCCTGAAGACGATGGGCGTGCACGGGCACTGGCCGATCGTCATCGCGTTCGTGATCCTCGCCGCCTACACCTACCAGTCGGGCCTGCGGGCGCCCGCGCTGATCGCCTTCGTCAAGGACGTCCTGATCTACCTGGTGATCATCGTGGCGGTGCTGTACATCCCGACGCGGCTGGGCGGCTGGGGCGACGTCTTCTCGGCCGCGGAGGCGAAGTTCGCCAAGACGCCGGCCCCCGGTGACGGGATCCTGCTGGACGGCACGAACCAGCTCAACTACGCGATGCTCGCGCTCGGGTCGGCGCTGGCGCTGTTCCTGTACCCGCACAGCGTCACCGGCGTGCTGGCGAGCAAGAACCGCGACGTCATCAGGCGGAACATGTCGGCGCTGCCCGCCTACAGCCTGGTGCTGGGGCTGATCGCGCTGCTCGGCTTCATGGCCATCGCCGCGGGGATCGCGCCGGTCGTCACCGGCGGCAAGGCCGACACCAACACCGTCGTCCCGCTGCTGTTCGACGCGATGTTCCCGGACTGGTTCGCGGGCGTGGCGTTCGCCGCCATCGGCATCGGCGCGCTCGTCCCGGCCGCGATCATGTCGATCGCGGCGGCCAACCTGTTCACCCGCAACATCTACAAGGAGTACATCCGGCGCGACGCCACCGCGCGGCAGGAGGCCGCGGTCAGCAAGGTGGTCTCGCTCGTCGTCAAGGTCGGGGCGGTGGCCTGCATCCTGCTGCTGGATCCCGAGTTCTCGATCGACCTGCAGCTCATCGGCGGCGTGGTGATCCTGCAGACGCTCCCGGCGGTGGCGCTCGGCCTGGTGACCCGGTGGTTCCACCGCGGCGCGCTGCTCGCCGGCTGGGCCGCGGGCCTCGTGGCGGGCCTGTGGATGCTGTACGAGATCCCGAACGCCGCCAAGAGGAAGGAGCACTTCGGGGGCTCGGCGTTCAAGCTGAGCGACCTCGGCCTGGACACCGCGACGACGGTCTACGCGGGGGTCCTCGCCCTCGCGGTGAACCTGGCCGTCGCCGCGGCCGCGACCCTGGCCCTCAGGACGGCCGGGATCGCCGACGGCGCGGACGCCACGCGCCCGGACGACTACCTCGCCGACGAGGGCGACCCGAAGACCGGGCGCATGGAGCTCACCGGCTCCACCTGA
- a CDS encoding dolichyl-phosphate beta-glucosyltransferase → MNASISDPVELTVVIPAYNERARLPRTLDEVRAHLDGGAGRWELIVVDDGSTDGTARPVRAAARRDPRVRLLRTPANRGKGHAVRTGVLASRGRLVLVTDADLATPVEELARLRAGLAPGFAAAVGSRRRARRHPLRLAPACLGRLLIRALAVRGIDDTQCGFKLFDGRRARAAFAVARVDGWGFDVEILCLFARRGWPVAEVPVRWTHRPGSKIRPVDYAKALGEVVLVRLRHGRAAA, encoded by the coding sequence GTGAACGCCTCGATCTCCGACCCCGTCGAGCTGACGGTCGTGATCCCCGCCTACAACGAGCGCGCGCGGCTGCCGCGGACGCTCGACGAGGTCCGGGCGCACCTGGACGGGGGCGCGGGCCGCTGGGAGCTGATCGTCGTCGACGACGGCTCGACCGACGGCACCGCGCGGCCGGTCCGGGCCGCCGCCCGGCGCGACCCCCGGGTCCGGCTGCTGCGCACGCCCGCCAACCGCGGCAAGGGCCACGCCGTGCGGACGGGCGTGCTGGCCTCCCGCGGGCGGCTGGTGCTGGTGACCGACGCCGACCTCGCCACCCCCGTGGAGGAGCTGGCCCGGCTGCGCGCAGGGCTCGCGCCGGGGTTCGCGGCGGCCGTCGGCTCCCGGCGGCGGGCCCGCCGCCACCCGCTGCGGCTGGCGCCCGCGTGCCTCGGCCGGCTGCTGATCCGGGCGCTGGCGGTGCGCGGGATCGACGACACCCAGTGCGGCTTCAAGCTGTTCGACGGCCGCCGGGCCCGCGCCGCGTTCGCGGTGGCCCGGGTGGACGGCTGGGGCTTCGACGTGGAGATCCTCTGCCTATTCGCGCGGCGCGGGTGGCCGGTCGCGGAGGTCCCGGTTCGCTGGACGCACCGCCCAGGGTCCAAGATCCGTCCCGTGGACTACGCGAAGGCGCTCGGCGAGGTCGTCCTCGTCCGGCTGCGGCACGGCCGGGCGGCGGCATGA
- a CDS encoding DUF3311 domain-containing protein, translating into MASTEPAAGNPPPRPARSDRSAWNLLLAVPVVVPLLTFLFNHDGPRLAGLPAFYWMQFAFIPLGVTCTAVVYRMTRKRG; encoded by the coding sequence TTGGCCTCGACAGAACCCGCCGCGGGCAACCCGCCGCCGCGTCCCGCCCGCTCCGACCGCAGCGCCTGGAACCTGCTGCTCGCCGTCCCCGTCGTGGTGCCGCTGCTGACGTTCCTGTTCAACCACGACGGCCCCCGGCTCGCGGGGCTCCCCGCCTTCTACTGGATGCAGTTCGCGTTCATCCCGCTCGGCGTGACCTGCACCGCCGTCGTCTACCGCATGACCCGGAAGCGGGGCTGA
- a CDS encoding VOC family protein — MGRTMDFYRGVLGMPLIKTIELPMGWAIYLRNPDGVLVEFAAWTRRPGLPEDVRHEPRTAADRTV; from the coding sequence ATGGGACGGACAATGGACTTCTACCGGGGCGTGCTCGGCATGCCGCTGATCAAGACCATCGAGCTGCCGATGGGCTGGGCGATCTACCTCCGGAACCCCGACGGCGTGCTGGTGGAGTTCGCGGCGTGGACCCGGAGGCCGGGCCTGCCGGAGGACGTCCGGCACGAGCCGAGGACCGCCGCCGACCGCACCGTCTGA